One Rosa chinensis cultivar Old Blush chromosome 5, RchiOBHm-V2, whole genome shotgun sequence genomic region harbors:
- the LOC112167500 gene encoding codeine O-demethylase — protein sequence MASPQLRLPGGFESSSSLMSFLEITKESLTEVPQCYVRSFEEPELSSDLSDKPTVIPTIDMIKLVTGSEASDSELENLRSTCKEWGIFQLVNHGVSPMLLEKLKYEVEEFFKLPLEEKMKYQIRPGDVEGYGSIAQNKEQKRDWGNRFYMTMNPVHRRKPYLFPELPSSLRNTFESYYLELKQLAMELIGFLGKAVKIDIKETEEMFEDGMQSVRMNYYPSCPQPELVIGLTPHSDASGITILHQLNGVGGLQIKKDGVWVPVNFREDAFVVNAGDIFEILSNGVYKSMEHRVMVNSEQERISIAMFFNPKFEAEIGPVTSLITPENPPLFKRMGMEQYVQDFYTRRKLDGKSYLDQMRLQNEN from the exons ATGGCATCACCCCAGCTACGGCTACCAGGAGGCTTTGAGAGCTCTAGTTCTCTTATGAGCTTCCTGGAGATCACCAAAGAGTCATTAACTGAAGTCCCACAATGTTACGTCCGTAGTTTCGAAGAACCAGAACTTTCATCTGATCTCTCTGATAAGCCCACCGTAATCCCAACCATCGATATGATAAAACTAGTAACGGGATCAGAAGCTTCAGATTCTGAACTGGAAAATCTGCGCTCAACTTGCAAAGAGTGGGGAATCTTTCAG TTGGTGAACCACGGAGTTAGCCCTATGCTTTTGGAGAAGCTGAAGTACGAGGTTGAAGAATTCTTTAAGCTTCCCTTGGAAGAGAAAATGAAGTATCAGATAAGGCCTGGTGACGTTGAAGGCTATGGATCCATAGCCCAAAATAAAGAGCAAAAACGTGACTGGGGTAATAGATTCTACATGACCATGAACCCTGTTCATAGGAGAAAGCCATACCTCTTCCCAGAGCTCCCTTCATCCCTCAG GAATACCTTCGAGTCATACTACTTGGAACTGAAGCAACTAGCCATGGAACTTATTGGGTTTCTGGGGAAGGCTGTGAAGATAGACATAAAAGAGACTGAGGAGATGTTTGAAGATGGGATGCAGTCAGTGAGGATGAATTACTATCCTTCATGCCCACAACCAGAGCTGGTCATCGGCCTCACACCTCACTCGGACGCTTCCGGGATCACCATCCTCCACCAGCTTAACGGGGTGGGTGGTCTACAGATTAAGAAAGATGGGGTTTGGGTTCCTGTCAACTTCCGTGAAGATGCCTTTGTGGTTAATGCAGGGGACATCTTTGAG ATCCTCAGCAATGGAGTGTACAAGAGCATGGAGCACAGAGTTATGGTGAACTCTGAGCAAGAGAGGATCTCAATCGCTATGTTCTTCAACCCCAAATTTGAGGCAGAAATTGGACCAGTGACCAGCTTGATAACCCCAGAAAACCCACCACTGTTCAAAAGGATGGGGATGGAACAGTACGTCCAAGATTTCTACACCCGCCGTAAGCTCGATGGGAAATCATACTTGGACCAGATGAGGCTCCAGAATGAGAATTGA